From Symphalangus syndactylus isolate Jambi chromosome 17, NHGRI_mSymSyn1-v2.1_pri, whole genome shotgun sequence, one genomic window encodes:
- the RAP2B gene encoding ras-related protein Rap-2b: MREYKVVVLGSGGVGKSALTVQFVTGSFIEKYDPTIEDFYRKEIEVDSSPSVLEILDTAGTEQFASMRDLYIKNGQGFILVYSLVNQQSFQDIKPMRDQIIRVKRYERVPMILVGNKVDLEGEREVSYGEGKALAEEWSCPFMETSAKNKASVDELFAEIVRQMNYAAQPNGDEGCCSACVIL, translated from the coding sequence ATGAGAGAGTACAAAGTGGTGGTGCTGGGCTCGGGCGGCGTGGGCAAGTCCGCGCTCACCGTGCAGTTCGTGACGGGCTCCTTCATCGAGAAGTACGACCCGACCATCGAAGACTTCTACCGCAAGGAGATTGAGGTGGACTCGTCGCCGTCGGTGCTGGAGATCCTGGATACGGCGGGCACCGAGCAGTTCGCGTCTATGCGGGACCTGTATATCAAGAACGGCCAGGGCTTCATCCTGGTCTACAGCCTCGTCAACCAGCAGAGCTTCCAGGACATCAAGCCTATGCGGGACCAGATCATCCGCGTGAAGCGGTACGAGCGCGTGCCCATGATCCTGGTGGGCAACAAGGTGGACCTGGAGGGTGAGCGCGAGGTCTCGTACGGGGAGGGCAAGGCCCTGGCTGAGGAGTGGAGCTGCCCCTTCATGGAGACGTCGGCCAAAAACAAAGCCTCGGTAGACGAGCTGTTTGCCGAGATCGTGCGGCAGATGAACTACGCGGCGCAGCCCAACGGTGATGAGGGCTGCTGCTCGGCCTGCGTGATCCTCTGA